The following coding sequences are from one Musa acuminata AAA Group cultivar baxijiao chromosome BXJ1-6, Cavendish_Baxijiao_AAA, whole genome shotgun sequence window:
- the LOC103989297 gene encoding leucine-rich repeat receptor-like serine/threonine/tyrosine-protein kinase SOBIR1: MIRRYSKRQSRNESLAIKKCSLFYFAFNERRLALAFMFQSMASSLSLLLHLSFHLVISHRAAARFLMDRNITSHLEVAANNSAASSSDSDDKFRFQPLWVAVGFLMAAVPMLLCWLAIKLRRRIGMFEDQSSADGLTVFSPVITKAELLSLLEKLDDGCQIIGRGGCGVVYKAGLAAVDGRRVAAAIKKIIQPAVDAAQLCEGETKLLNYTMRQIRSEIQTVGRIRHPNLLPLLGHISRPSCHYLVYEFMRNGTLQDAIRGAATGRRKLEWPARYNIALGIAAGLEYLHVVHRPRVIHRDLKPANILLDDDLNARISDFGLAKVVPDTVSGPMRSGLKGTIGYIAPEYHQTLLFTDKCDVYSFGVILAVLVTGKFPTDGFYWTTEEMRMVDWVSNAMRSAEPEAAIDRTLVGNGFEEQMLLVLKIACFCTYDNPKERPNSREVRLMLAQIKH, from the coding sequence ATGATACGACGCTATTCAAAGCGTCAATCGAGGAACGAGTCATTGGCAATAAAAAAATGCAGCCTATTCTACTTCGCGTTTAATGAACGAAGACTGGCTTTGGCCTTCATGTTCCAGTCAATGGCCTCGTCTCTTTCCCTGCTTCTCCACCTTTCGTTCCACTTGGTCATCTCTCATCGTGCTGCTGCCAGATTCCTCATGGACAGAAACATCACCTCCCACCTTGAAGTGGCTGCGAACAATTCTGCTGCATCTTCATCGGATTCAGATGACAAGTTCCGTTTCCAGCCTCTCTGGGTTGCAGTTGGCTTCCTGATGGCTGCAGTTCCGATGCTTCTTTGCTGGTTAGCAATCAAATTACGTAGAAGGATCGGCATGTTCGAGGATCAAAGCAGCGCGGATGGGCTGACCGTCTTTAGCCCCGTGATCACGAAAGCCGAGCTTCTCTCCTTATTGGAGAAGCTCGACGATGGTTGCCAGATCATCGGCCGCGGGGGCTGCGGCGTCGTCTACAAGGCTGGACTGGCCGCCGTCGACGGCAGGAGGGTCGCCGCCGCCATCAAGAAGATCATCCAGCCGGCCGTCGACGCGGCGCAGCTCTGCGAGGGGGAAACGAAGCTCCTCAACTACACGATGCGCCAGATCAGGTCGGAGATCCAGACCGTCGGCCGCATCCGGCATCCGAACCTTCTCCCCCTCCTTGGTCACATTTCGCGGCCGAGTTGCCACTACCTCGTCTACGAGTTCATGAGGAACGGGACCTTGCAGGACGCGATCAGAGGCGCGGCCACGGGGAGGAGGAAGCTGGAGTGGCCGGCGCGGTACAACATAGCGCTCGGCATCGCCGCCGGCCTCGAGTACCTCCACGTGGTGCACCGCCCGCGGGTGATCCACAGAGACCTGAAGCCCGCGAACATCCTGCTCGACGACGACCTCAAcgcccggatctccgacttcggGCTCGCCAAGGTGGTACCGGACACGGTGAGCGGCCCCATGAGGTCGGGGTTGAAGGGAACCATCGGGTACATCGCGCCCGAGTACCATCAGACGCTGCTGTTCACCGACAAATGCGACGTCTACAGCTTCGGGGTCATCCTGGCGGTGCTCGTCACCGGCAAGTTCCCCACCGACGGGTTCTACTGGACGACGGAGGAGATGCGCATGGTGGATTGGGTGAGCAACGCGATGAGGTCGGCGGAACCGGAGGCGGCGATCGATCGAACACTTGTGGGCAATGGGTTTGAGGAGCAGATGCTACTGGTGTTGAAGATTGCATGCTTCTGCACTTACGATAACCCCAAAGAGAGGCCTAATAGCAGGGAGGTCCGACTGATGCTCGCCCAGATTAAGCATTAG
- the LOC135676966 gene encoding leucine-rich repeat receptor-like serine/threonine/tyrosine-protein kinase SOBIR1 translates to MAATAFLPSLLLLLLLLPALISAIYPYDGSHALRRMTLRHPHRLPSRLASQSAHRSAHRRSPFPKRYVLAETKTTPALAPSNSSTNRSSSEHHHSRSHKQSARNSIVGFITGSLAGIVSGAVLSVLFRLVVNCIRGRYRNPGGPSIFSPKQIKRAEDLAFLEKDDGLAGLDVIGRGGCGEVYKAQLPPDPSKPDHPGMVVAIKKIMKRTPDTAEPTSDEESRLLDKWMRQIRSEIQTVGHIRHRNLLPLLAHVTRPDCHLLIYEFMKNGSLDSVLNSARDGERELDWLARYRIALGIASGLEYLHIHHKPQIIHRDLKPANILLDDGMEARIADFGLAKEMPDAHTHITASKVAGTLGYISPEYGQTLRFTAKCDIYSFGVILAVLVVGKMPSDPFFHDTDEISLVRWLRKLMSSANPTAAIDPKLAGNEYEEQMLLVLRIAIFCTVDDPKERPSSKEVRSMLAQIKH, encoded by the coding sequence ATGGCTGCCACCGCGTTCCTCCCatcactcctcctcctcctcctcctcctccctgctCTCATCTCTGCCATCTATCCCTACGATGGCTCCCATGCCCTCCGCCGCATGACCCTTCGCCACCCTCACCGTCTCCCTTCTCGTCTCGCTTCTCAATCCGCCCACCGATCCGCCCACCGCCGGAGTCCTTTCCCCAAGCGATACGTATTGGCCGAGACCAAGACCACTCCAGCTCTCGCTCCGTCAAATTCCTCGACCAATAGATCGTCGTCTGAGCACCATCACAGCCGCAGCCACAAGCAGAGCGCGAGGAACTCGATCGTCGGTTTCATCACCGGCTCGCTCGCGGGGATCGTCTCCGGGGCCGTCCTCTCGGTGCTGTTCCGGCTGGTGGTGAACTGCATCCGCGGGCGGTACAGGAACCCCGGCGGCCCCTCCATCTTCAGCCCCAAGCAAATCAAGCGCGCCGAGGACCTCGCCTTCCTCGAGAAGGACGACGGGCTCGCGGGCCTGGATGTCATCGGCCGGGGAGGGTGCGGCGAGGTGTACAAGGCCCAGCTGCCACCCGATCCCAGCAAGCCAGACCACCCGGGCATGGTCGTCGCCATCAAGAAGATCATGAAGCGCACCCCGGACACCGCTGAGCCGACCTCCGACGAGGAGAGCCGGCTGCTCGACAAGTGGATGCGGCAGATCCGGTCGGAGATCCAGACCGTCGGCCATATCCGCCACCGCAATCTGCTGCCGCTGTTGGCCCACGTAACGCGCCCGGACTGCCACCTCCTCATATACGAGTTCATGAAGAACGGCAGCCTGGATTCGGTGCTCAACAGCGCGCGCGACGGCGAGCGCGAGCTCGACTGGCTCGCTCGCTACCGCATCGCGTTGGGCATCGCGTCCGGTCTCGAGTACCTCCACATCCACCACAAGCCCCAGATCATCCACCGGGATCTCAAGCCGGCCAACATACTGCTGGACGACGGCATGGAGGCCAGGATCGCTGACTTCGGGCTGGCCAAGGAGATGCCGGACGCCCACACCCACATCACCGCCTCCAAGGTGGCCGGCACGCTGGGCTACATATCCCCGGAGTACGGGCAGACGCTGCGCTTCACGGCCAAGTGCGACATCTACAGCTTCGGGGTGATCCTGGCGGTGCTGGTGGTCGGCAAGATGCCGTCGGACCCCTTCTTCCACGACACCGACGAGATCAGCCTGGTGCGATGGCTACGCAAGTTGATGAGCTCCGCGAACCCGACGGCGGCCATCGATCCCAAGCTGGCGGGGAACGAGTACGAGGAGCAGATGCTGCTGGTGCTCAGGATCGCCATCTTCTGCACGGTGGATGATCCCAAGGAGCGGCCCAGCAGCAAGGAGGTCCGCTCGATGCTGGCGCAGATCAAACACTAG
- the LOC135677536 gene encoding uncharacterized protein LOC135677536: MEIYVDDMIVKSRTAEAHPSDLAETFDTLRRFGLRLNPAKCAFGVTSGKFLGFIIHERGIDANPEKIQAIIDMQPPRTTRDLQRLNGRLVALSRFLSRSGDRCLPFFQALKDPKNFRWTTECERAFERMKQHLANLPRLASVSPGEKLSLYLAASQHAISSVLVKENSGNQLPVYYVSHMLSGPEERYPPIEKLALALVLSARKLRPYFQAHPMEVITDQLLRLVLSKFDVAGRLLKWAVELGEHDIQYIPRTAIKAQAVADFIAELTPSTGEELEPPRETWTLHVDGSANAKGAGAGLVLVTPDGRSIERSFRFGFRATNNEAEYEALLAGLQLALEMRVTNIRVITDSQLVARQLDGGYEARDPTMAKYLAQVKSLATKFAHFELSNVPRSENQRADTLAKWASGSTPWAQPETEVLPHRAIEVVATVTGGAPATWVQEMLRFKRDGALPDNETTARRLRRTQAWYIEEEGRLYKRSFSRPLLRCLEPNEARTILSDMHEGACGEHIGERALAHKILRQGYYWPTMRQDAKAFMRRCSSCQEHARTARRPAVLFTPVDCA, encoded by the coding sequence atggagatatatgtcgacgacatgatcgtaaagagccgaaCGGCGGAGGCCCATCCTTCCGACCTAGCTGAAACATTCGACACCCTGCGAAggttcggcctgcgcctcaaccccgccaagtgcgccttcggcgtgacctcgggaaaattcctcggattcatcatacatgagagagggattgacgccaacccggaaaagataCAGGCCATCATTGACATGCAGCCTCCTCGGACGACCAGAGACCTgcagcgccttaacgggaggctagtCGCGTTATCACGTTTTCtttcccgatcgggagatcgctgcctccccttcttccaggccctgaaggatccgaagaacttccgatggacgaCGGAATGTGAGAGGGCCTTCGAGCGGATGAAGcaacacctggccaacctcccccgactcgcTTCAGTCTCCCCTGGGGAGAAATTGAGTCTCTACCTCGCCGCCTCCCAGCACGCGATCAGTTCGGTTCTGGTCAAAGAAAACTCCGGCAACCAACTgccggtctactatgtcagccacatgcTGAGCGGGCCAGAAGAACGCTACCCGCCAATCGAAAAGCTGGCGCTGGCGCTCGTTCTGTCGGCGCGAAAGCTCCGCCCTTATTTCCAGGCCCACCCGATGGAGGTAATAACTGACCAGCTGCTCCGACTTGTTCTGTCTAAATTCGACgttgcagggcgtctcctcaaatgggcggtggagctcggcgagcacgacatacaGTATATACcacggaccgccatcaaagcccaggCCGTGGCAGACTTCATTGCAGAGCTGACCCCGAGCACAGGCGAGGAACTCGAGCCACCGCGTGAGACGTGGACCCTCCACGTAGACGGGTCGGCCAACGCAAAAGGCGCCGGTGCAGGGCTGGTGCTGGTGACACCTGACGGCCGCTCGATCgagcgctccttccgcttcgggttcagggccaccaacaacgaggcagaatacgaggctctcctggcggggctccaGTTGGCACTGGAAATGCGGGTGACCAACATACGCGTCATCACCGACTCacagctggtggctaggcagctcgacgGCGGATACGAAGCCCGGGACCCGACTATGGCGAAATATCTAGCACAGGTAAAAAGCCTTGCCACCAAGTTTGcccattttgaattgtcgaatgttcccaggagcgagaaccagcgagccgacaccctgGCAAAATGGGCGTCCGGCTCGACCCCCTGGGCTCAACCCGAGACCGAAGTGCTCCCCCACCGAGCCATAGAGGTCGTCGCCACGGTCACGGGCGGcgcgccggccacttgggtacaggagatgctacgcttcaagcgggatgggGCCCTACCCGACAATGAAACCACGGCTCGACGCTTGCGTCGGACGCAGGCATGGTACATCGAAGAGGAAGGACGGCTGTACAAGCGGTCCTTCTCGCGCCCCTTGTTACGCTGCCTAGAGCCGAACGAAGCTCGGACCAttctgtccgacatgcatgaaggggcctgtggggaacacataggcgaacgagccctggcgcacaagatactccgacaggggtactactggccgaccatgcgccaggacgcgaAAGCTTTCATGCGGCGGTGCAGCTcgtgccaggagcacgcccgcaccgcccgacggccggcggtcctgttcaccccTGTCGACTGTGCCTag
- the LOC103989830 gene encoding leucine-rich repeat receptor-like serine/threonine/tyrosine-protein kinase SOBIR1, translated as MAATALLPSLLLLLLPAPISAIYPYDGSHALRRMTLRHPRRLPSRLASQSAHRRSPFPKRYVLAETKTTPALASSNSSPNSSSSEHHHSRSHKQSVRNWIVGFITGSLWGIISGIILSVLYRQVVNCIRGRYRSPGSPSIFSPTHIKRAEDLAFLEKDDGLAALVVIGRGGCGEVYKAQQPPDPRKPDRPGMVLAIKKIMKRTLDSAEPTSDEESRLLDKWMRQIRSEIQTVGHIRHRNLLPLLAHVTRRDCHLLIYEFMRNGTLHDAIRGASAGRRKLEWPARYIIALGIAAGLEYLHVVHRPRVIHRDLKPANILLDDDLNPRISDFGLAKVVPDTVSGSMRSGVAGTIGYIAPEYHQTLLFTDRCDVYSFGVILAVLVTGKFPTDEFYWTTEEISMVDWMRNAMRSAEPEVAIDRTLVGNGFEEQMLLVLKIACFCTYDNPKARPNSREVRLMLAQIKH; from the coding sequence ATGGCTGCCACCGCGCTCCTCCCAtcactccttctcctcctcctccctgctCCCATCTCTGCCATCTATCCCTACGATGGCTCCCATGCCCTCCGCCGCATGACCCTTCGCCACCCTCGCCGTCTCCCTTCTCGTCTCGCTTCTCAATCCGCCCACCGCCGGAGTCCTTTCCCGAAGCGATACGTATTGGCCGAGACCAAGACCACTCCAGCTCTCGCTTCGTCAAATTCCTCGCCCAACAGCTCGTCGTCTGAGCACCATCACAGCCGCAGCCACAAGCAGAGCGTGAGGAACTGGATCGTCGGTTTCATCACCGGCTCGCTCTGGGGGATCATCTCCGGGATTATCCTCTCGGTGCTGTACCGGCAGGTAGTGAACTGCATCCGCGGGCGGTACAGGAGCCCCGGCAGCCCCTCCATCTTCAGCCCCACGCACATCAAGCGCGCCGAGGACCTCGCCTTCCTCGAGAAGGACGATGGGCTCGCGGCCCTCGTGGTCATCGGCCGGGGCGGGTGCGGCGAGGTGTACAAGGCCCAGCAGCCACCCGATCCCAGAAAGCCCGACCGCCCGGGCATGGTCCTCGCCATCAAGAAGATCATGAAGCGCACCCTGGACAGCGCTGAGCCGACCTCTGACGAGGAGAGCCGGCTGCTCGACAAGTGGATGCGGCAGATCCGGTCGGAGATCCAGACCGTGGGCCATATCCGCCACCGCAATCTGCTGCCGCTGTTGGCTCACGTAACGCGCCGGGACTGCCACCTCCTCATATACGAGTTCATGAGGAACGGGACCTTGCATGACGCGATCAGAGGCGCGTCCGCGGGGAGGAGGAAGCTGGAGTGGCCGGCGCGGTACATCATAGCCCTCGGCATCGCTGCCGGCCTCGAGTACCTCCACGTGGTGCACCGCCCGCGGGTGATCCACAGAGACCTGAAGCCCGCGAACATCCTGCTCGACGACGACCTCAAcccccggatctccgacttcggGCTCGCCAAGGTGGTCCCGGACACGGTAAGCGGCTCCATGAGGTCGGGGGTGGCGGGAACCATCGGGTACATAGCGCCGGAATACCATCAGACTCTGCTGTTCACCGACAGATGCGACGTCTACAGCTTCGGGGTCATCCTGGCGGTGCTCGTCACCGGCAAGTTCCCCACCGACGAGTTTTATTGGACGACGGAGGAGATAAGCATGGTGGATTGGATGAGGAACGCGATGAGGTCCGCGGAGCCGGAGGTGGCGATCGATCGAACACTTGTGGGCAATGGGTTTGAGGAGCAAATGCTGCTGGTGTTGAAGATTGCATGCTTCTGCACTTACGATAACCCCAAAGCGAGGCCTAATAGCAGGGAGGTCCGACTAATGCTCGCCCAGATCAAGCATTAG